One Phocoena sinus isolate mPhoSin1 chromosome 14, mPhoSin1.pri, whole genome shotgun sequence genomic region harbors:
- the LOC116739093 gene encoding 40S ribosomal protein S25-like has product MPPKDDKKKKDAGKLAKKDKDPVNKSGGKAKKKKWSKGKVWDKLNNLVLFDKATYDKLCKEVPNYKLITPAVVSERLKIRGSLARAALQELLSKGLIKLVSKHRAQVIYTRNTKGGDAPAAGEDA; this is encoded by the coding sequence ATGCCGCCCAAGGatgacaagaagaagaaagatgccGGAAAGTTGGCCAAGAAAGACAAAGACCCAGTGAACAAGTCTGGGGGTAAAGCCaaaaagaagaagtggtccaaAGGCAAAGTTTGGGACAAGCTCAATAACCTAGTCTTGTTTGACAAAGCAACATATGACAAACTCTGTAAAGAAGTTCCCAACTATAAGCTTATAACTCCAGCTGTCGTCTCTGAGAGACTGAAGATTCGTGGCTCCCTGGCCAGGGCAGCCTTGCAGGAGCTGCTTAGTAAAGGACTTATTAAACTGGTTTCAAAGCACAGAGCTCAAGTAATTTACACCAGAAATACTAAGGGTGGAGATGCTCCAGCTGCTGGTGAAGACGCATGA